A single region of the Prevotella sp. HUN102 genome encodes:
- a CDS encoding ATP-binding cassette domain-containing protein produces the protein MIEIKNLDFNYPGSKKKVFEGFNLKFSDNRIYGLLGKNGTGKSTMLYLISGLLRPKRGTVTVNGVESKMRRPEMLRELYIVPEEYNLPNLTLRQYVRIHKDFYPQFSEEILDKCLNEFEMPTDINFKELSMGQKKKVYMSFAMASCCQLLLMDEPTNGLDIPSKALFRKVVAGNLADDSSLIISTHQVHDVEQLLDHVLILNGSEVLVDSSIEELTEKYEFGYRNADEMDESVLYAEPSLQGNAVVARRKADSAATTVNLELLFNAATMGRL, from the coding sequence ATGATAGAGATTAAGAATTTGGATTTCAATTATCCCGGAAGCAAGAAGAAAGTCTTCGAAGGCTTCAACCTCAAGTTCAGCGACAACCGTATCTACGGCTTGTTGGGAAAGAACGGAACAGGCAAGAGTACGATGCTCTACCTCATTTCAGGACTCCTCCGCCCGAAGAGAGGAACGGTAACGGTAAACGGAGTGGAGAGCAAGATGCGCCGTCCTGAAATGCTTCGCGAACTGTACATCGTGCCCGAGGAATATAATCTGCCCAATCTCACGCTGAGACAGTACGTCAGGATTCACAAGGATTTCTATCCACAGTTCAGCGAAGAGATTCTGGACAAGTGCCTCAACGAGTTTGAAATGCCCACAGACATCAACTTCAAGGAACTCTCTATGGGACAGAAGAAGAAGGTGTATATGAGTTTCGCAATGGCTTCGTGCTGCCAGCTCCTCCTGATGGACGAACCGACGAACGGACTCGACATTCCCTCAAAGGCACTTTTCAGAAAGGTGGTTGCCGGAAACCTTGCAGACGACTCATCTTTGATTATCTCCACGCATCAGGTTCACGATGTGGAGCAGCTTCTGGACCACGTGCTCATTCTCAACGGGTCGGAAGTGCTGGTGGATTCCTCCATAGAAGAGCTCACGGAGAAATATGAGTTCGGCTACCGCAATGCAGACGAAATGGACGAGTCGGTGCTCTACGCCGAACCCTCCTTGCAGGGAAATGCCGTCGTGGCGCGCCGAAAGGCAGACAGTGCTGCGACCACCGTCAATCTCGAACTGCTCTTCAATGCCGCAACGATGGGCAGACTCTAA
- a CDS encoding DedA family protein, protein MNLFSSLLDTLNYWTIFLGMYIEGTVIPFPSELIVAPAAYNAAAGDLNVFYVIAIATLGAVAGSSTNYVAAYYLGRPVMYKFANSKFGRMCLLNQEKVEKAEKYFYDHGVIATLTGRLIPGIRQIISIPAGLAKMNFGKFLLYTTIGSGLWNCVLAGLGWYLHSVVPKEQLGVKIEEYNDYIKYAILGIVALVVLYFIIKHFIQKNK, encoded by the coding sequence ATGAATTTGTTTTCATCCTTGCTGGATACGCTTAATTACTGGACCATCTTCCTCGGAATGTATATTGAGGGAACGGTTATCCCTTTCCCTTCTGAGCTGATTGTTGCACCGGCAGCCTACAATGCGGCGGCAGGCGACCTGAACGTGTTTTACGTTATCGCCATAGCCACACTCGGCGCAGTAGCAGGTTCGTCCACGAACTACGTCGCAGCCTATTACTTGGGACGTCCCGTGATGTATAAGTTTGCCAACAGCAAGTTCGGCCGTATGTGTCTGCTCAATCAGGAGAAGGTGGAAAAGGCCGAAAAATACTTCTACGACCACGGCGTTATAGCCACCCTCACGGGACGTTTGATACCCGGTATCCGACAGATAATCTCCATTCCGGCAGGTTTGGCAAAGATGAATTTCGGAAAGTTTCTGCTCTACACCACCATTGGCTCCGGTTTGTGGAACTGTGTTTTGGCAGGTCTCGGATGGTATCTCCATTCAGTTGTGCCGAAGGAACAGTTGGGCGTGAAGATAGAAGAATACAACGATTACATTAAATATGCCATTCTGGGCATCGTAGCTTTGGTGGTTCTCTATTTTATAATCAAGCATTTCATTCAGAAGAACAAATAG
- a CDS encoding MATE family efflux transporter — MLFSKTVTDALLAKIRGNEPMTTGEKLNLIVQLSIPSILAQVTSVLMFYIDASMVGSLGAEASASIGLVEPATWLFASLVAAGGMGFSVQVAHFIGANDFEKARSVMRHGYIFGLGFSLVLMAVAGLIASPLPRWLGGGADIQQDASIYFLIFSFAVPIHLMEYLSSAMLKVSGDMRHPSFIAVMMCVFDVIFNFILIFPTRMISVFGLEFEMFGFGLGVKGAAMGTLLAYAAAAIPLVYYAIFRSPILAWKLDTKKFVWVWDYIVHAVKIGAPMALQYLLMNGAQVISTMIVAPLGNFAIAANSFAVTAESLCYMPGYGIGEAATTLVGQSVGAKRKELCRSFAHITIILGMAVMALMGVVMYIFAPEMIGMLSPVEEIRALGIQVLRIEAFAEPFFAASIVAYSVCVGAGDTFKPSLINLGSMWCVRLTLAWLLSTQYGLPGVWFAMAVELTFRGIMFLIRIYRGSWMKNIGEHQPEPVEV; from the coding sequence ATGTTATTCAGCAAGACTGTAACCGACGCACTTTTAGCGAAGATCAGAGGCAATGAGCCGATGACGACAGGTGAGAAGTTGAATCTCATCGTGCAATTGAGTATTCCGTCTATCCTCGCACAGGTAACATCTGTGCTGATGTTCTATATTGATGCGTCGATGGTAGGCTCGTTGGGAGCCGAGGCATCGGCATCCATCGGACTCGTTGAGCCGGCAACATGGCTCTTTGCCTCATTGGTGGCTGCCGGAGGTATGGGATTTTCGGTACAGGTGGCGCATTTTATCGGTGCCAACGACTTTGAAAAGGCACGCTCCGTGATGCGGCACGGCTATATTTTCGGCTTGGGCTTCAGCCTTGTTCTGATGGCCGTTGCCGGATTGATTGCCAGTCCACTCCCGCGTTGGCTGGGTGGCGGTGCAGACATTCAGCAGGACGCCTCCATCTATTTCCTTATTTTTTCCTTTGCAGTCCCTATTCATCTGATGGAATACCTTTCGTCGGCAATGCTGAAAGTGTCCGGCGATATGCGTCATCCGAGTTTCATAGCCGTGATGATGTGTGTCTTCGACGTCATTTTCAACTTCATTCTGATATTCCCGACGCGTATGATAAGCGTGTTTGGGTTGGAATTTGAAATGTTCGGATTCGGACTGGGTGTAAAAGGAGCAGCTATGGGAACGCTCTTGGCGTATGCCGCAGCAGCCATACCGTTGGTTTATTATGCCATTTTCAGGAGTCCCATCCTTGCTTGGAAGCTCGATACGAAGAAATTCGTGTGGGTGTGGGACTACATTGTCCACGCCGTGAAAATCGGTGCACCGATGGCTTTACAGTATCTGCTGATGAATGGTGCGCAGGTAATCTCTACAATGATTGTCGCACCACTCGGAAACTTTGCCATCGCCGCCAATTCGTTCGCCGTTACGGCTGAAAGTCTCTGCTATATGCCCGGCTATGGAATCGGCGAAGCTGCCACCACGCTGGTAGGACAGAGCGTGGGAGCTAAGCGAAAGGAACTCTGCCGCAGCTTTGCGCATATAACCATCATCCTCGGTATGGCAGTTATGGCACTGATGGGCGTTGTGATGTATATCTTTGCGCCCGAAATGATCGGAATGCTCTCGCCGGTAGAGGAAATCCGTGCGTTGGGCATTCAGGTGCTGCGCATCGAAGCCTTTGCCGAACCGTTCTTTGCCGCGTCCATCGTGGCTTACAGCGTTTGCGTGGGTGCCGGAGACACATTCAAGCCATCGCTCATCAATCTGGGTTCTATGTGGTGCGTGCGCCTTACCCTCGCTTGGTTGCTCTCAACACAGTACGGCTTGCCCGGCGTATGGTTTGCAATGGCGGTGGAACTGACCTTCCGCGGCATAATGTTCCTCATCAGAATCTATCGCGGCAGTTGGATGAAGAACATCGGAGAGCACCAGCCCGAGCCGGTGGAGGTATAG
- a CDS encoding FKBP-type peptidyl-prolyl cis-trans isomerase, with the protein MYTINKITTNLQRLFLSGTLMLGMILSAGLFASCSEDDAATEEFSGWQSKNDTYWKNLYNETQRKIAAGDNSWEIILNYSYQNQQGSDGKAPVYSPDQYVIVHKLENGTGSGTPLYTDTAFVHYQGRLIPSVTYTSGLVFDASWGSETYNPQTSRPRKITLGGVASESNPVSGDGFSTAIQKMHIGDHWTVYIPYQLGYGASALDKIPAYSNLIFDVRLHSYRRAGKKMPN; encoded by the coding sequence ATGTACACAATCAATAAAATCACAACCAACCTGCAACGGTTGTTCCTTTCAGGCACATTGATGCTTGGAATGATACTCAGTGCAGGCCTGTTCGCTTCCTGTTCGGAAGACGATGCAGCAACGGAAGAGTTCTCAGGCTGGCAGTCTAAGAACGACACATATTGGAAAAACCTCTACAATGAGACGCAACGGAAAATCGCAGCAGGCGATAATTCGTGGGAAATCATCCTGAATTATTCCTATCAGAACCAGCAAGGCAGCGACGGAAAGGCACCAGTCTATTCCCCCGACCAGTATGTCATCGTACATAAATTGGAGAACGGCACAGGCTCCGGCACGCCCTTATACACCGATACTGCATTCGTGCATTATCAGGGACGCTTGATTCCATCGGTAACCTACACCTCCGGACTTGTGTTCGACGCAAGCTGGGGAAGCGAAACCTACAATCCCCAGACTTCACGACCGAGAAAAATAACTCTTGGCGGCGTAGCTTCGGAAAGCAATCCCGTATCGGGCGACGGCTTTTCTACTGCGATACAGAAGATGCACATCGGCGATCACTGGACGGTTTACATCCCTTATCAGTTGGGTTATGGCGCATCGGCATTAGATAAGATTCCCGCTTATTCCAATCTGATATTTGATGTGCGTCTGCATTCTTATCGCCGGGCAGGCAAGAAAATGCCGAATTAA
- a CDS encoding glycine--tRNA ligase: MAQEDVFKKIVSHCKEYGFVFPSSDIYDGLAAVYDYGQNGVELKNNIKQYWWQSMVLLHNNIVGIDSSIFMHPTIWKASGHVDAFNDPLIDNRDSKKRYRADVLIEDQLGKYEEKMDKEVAKAAKKFGDAFDEAKFRETNPRVLENKKKYDELHARFAAAMEASDLEGLKQIILDEGIVDPISGTKNWTDVRQFNLMFSTEMGASAESASKIYLRPETAQGIFVNFLNVQKTGRMKLPFGIAQIGKAFRNEIVARQFVFRMREFEQMEMQFFCQPGTEMEWFNYWKKYRLAWHQALGMGNDNYRYHDHEKLAHYANAATDIEFHMPFGFKEVEGIHSRTDFDLSQHEKYSGRQVKYFDPERNESYTPFVVETSIGVDRMFLTVMCHSYMEEELENGSSRVVLKLPEPLAPVKCAVLPLVNKDGLPEKAQEIVNDLKFHFNTTIEAKDSIGKRYRRQDAIGTPFCVTVDGDTLTDNTVTLRYRDTMVQERVPVSKLREIIEDRVSITSLLKKLDK; the protein is encoded by the coding sequence ATGGCACAAGAGGATGTATTCAAAAAGATTGTAAGTCATTGTAAGGAATATGGCTTCGTCTTCCCAAGTAGTGATATTTATGACGGACTCGCAGCCGTTTATGACTATGGTCAGAACGGTGTGGAACTCAAGAATAACATCAAACAGTATTGGTGGCAGTCAATGGTATTGTTGCACAACAATATAGTTGGCATCGATTCATCAATATTTATGCATCCTACAATCTGGAAAGCCAGCGGCCACGTTGATGCTTTCAACGATCCTTTGATTGACAACCGCGATTCAAAGAAGCGTTACCGTGCCGACGTGCTGATTGAAGACCAACTCGGCAAGTACGAGGAAAAGATGGATAAGGAAGTGGCTAAGGCTGCGAAGAAATTCGGCGATGCTTTTGATGAGGCTAAGTTCCGTGAAACAAATCCGCGCGTTCTCGAGAACAAGAAGAAATACGACGAACTCCACGCTCGCTTTGCGGCAGCTATGGAGGCATCAGACCTCGAAGGATTGAAGCAGATTATTCTCGATGAAGGCATCGTAGACCCTATCAGCGGCACGAAGAACTGGACCGACGTGCGTCAGTTCAACCTGATGTTCTCCACCGAAATGGGCGCATCTGCCGAGTCTGCAAGCAAGATTTACCTCCGTCCTGAAACGGCACAGGGCATCTTCGTAAACTTCCTCAACGTGCAGAAGACCGGTCGTATGAAGCTGCCTTTCGGTATCGCGCAGATTGGAAAGGCTTTCCGTAACGAGATTGTTGCGCGCCAGTTCGTGTTCCGTATGCGCGAATTTGAGCAGATGGAAATGCAGTTCTTCTGCCAGCCGGGCACGGAAATGGAGTGGTTCAACTATTGGAAGAAGTACCGTTTGGCTTGGCATCAGGCTCTCGGTATGGGCAATGATAACTACCGCTACCACGACCACGAGAAATTGGCGCACTATGCGAACGCCGCTACCGATATTGAGTTCCACATGCCGTTTGGTTTCAAGGAAGTGGAAGGCATTCACTCGCGCACCGACTTCGACCTTTCGCAGCACGAGAAATACTCCGGCCGTCAGGTGAAATACTTCGATCCGGAGCGCAATGAGAGCTATACTCCGTTCGTTGTCGAGACCTCCATCGGTGTGGACCGTATGTTCCTTACCGTGATGTGCCACAGTTATATGGAAGAAGAGTTGGAAAACGGTTCAAGCCGTGTTGTATTGAAGCTCCCCGAACCATTGGCACCGGTCAAGTGTGCCGTTCTTCCATTGGTAAACAAGGACGGTCTCCCCGAAAAGGCACAGGAAATAGTGAACGATCTGAAGTTCCATTTCAACACAACCATCGAGGCAAAGGATTCCATCGGCAAGCGTTACCGCCGTCAGGATGCAATCGGTACTCCTTTCTGTGTAACAGTAGATGGCGATACACTGACCGACAACACCGTAACCCTGCGTTACCGCGACACAATGGTTCAGGAACGTGTGCCGGTTTCAAAGCTCCGTGAAATCATAGAAGACCGTGTTTCCATTACTTCTCTCCTGAAGAAGCTGGATAAATAA
- a CDS encoding DUF4840 domain-containing protein, with protein MKKTKLLTLILCCIAAVSLVSCNSKDDLAPTIQPPTAEEVKVAYNSIKGNYTGKLVYPKTLSSFKSALDTLDTSWKISNDSVLVIKNFPTKVLASNITEPNLKEALEKAPAQDLDCRFGFYTVNPLVFLINPKTQKYTLNYDDKTHEVLVVFYVNSLNSYGNFAKEKKLQMQIAEGGIYVDGTLRHVLNQPIPILLKEETKS; from the coding sequence ATGAAGAAAACCAAACTACTCACACTGATTCTATGCTGCATAGCAGCAGTCAGCTTAGTTTCCTGCAACAGCAAGGACGACCTGGCTCCCACCATTCAGCCTCCAACTGCCGAAGAAGTGAAAGTTGCTTACAACAGCATCAAAGGCAACTACACCGGAAAACTGGTTTATCCCAAGACGCTGTCGTCTTTCAAGTCTGCGCTTGACACGCTCGATACTTCGTGGAAAATCAGCAACGACAGCGTGCTCGTAATCAAGAACTTCCCAACAAAGGTGCTTGCAAGCAACATCACCGAACCCAACTTGAAGGAAGCGTTGGAGAAAGCTCCTGCACAAGACCTTGATTGCAGATTCGGTTTCTACACCGTAAACCCGTTAGTATTCCTCATCAATCCTAAAACGCAGAAGTACACGCTCAATTATGATGACAAGACACACGAAGTCTTGGTTGTATTCTATGTGAACAGCCTCAACTCTTACGGCAACTTCGCAAAAGAAAAGAAACTGCAAATGCAGATTGCCGAAGGAGGAATCTATGTTGATGGAACGCTGAGACACGTCCTCAACCAACCTATTCCAATACTCCTGAAAGAGGAAACGAAATCATAA
- a CDS encoding GNAT family N-acetyltransferase, which translates to MKTTLKLTDQKGMVQAFEDNEQVGELTFLLKERVIVIDHTHTFKGHEGKGVAEALTLSAVEYAKGNRRKIVPECSYAYTYLMRHHELAGVLDEQVFE; encoded by the coding sequence ATGAAAACAACACTCAAATTAACAGACCAAAAAGGAATGGTACAGGCATTTGAAGACAATGAGCAAGTTGGCGAATTGACTTTTTTGCTTAAAGAGAGAGTAATCGTTATCGACCATACACACACTTTCAAGGGGCACGAAGGCAAGGGAGTTGCCGAAGCACTCACACTTTCGGCAGTTGAATATGCCAAAGGAAACAGAAGAAAGATTGTGCCAGAATGCTCATACGCGTACACCTATCTGATGCGCCACCACGAATTGGCAGGCGTGCTTGATGAGCAGGTTTTCGAATAA
- a CDS encoding aminopeptidase C: MNKRTWMACGLLSLALAAQAQTKGGGIDAQMMQKITAGHSSSSNRAISNAIATNSIDDLAKNFKNAGAIDTRFSVETPKQNIQNQKSSGRCWLFSGLNVLRSNFARQHKDRMPVEFSHVYLSFHDQLEKSNLMLQGVIDNANKPMEAPIVSFFFKNPIGDGGTFCGVSDLVDKYGLVPMEVMPETYSAENTSRMARIISSKLREYGLELRKMVAGKKSASAIKARKTEMLGDIYNILVLSLGEPVKTFEYAFKDKDGKQIGKPKTYTPQSFRDEVVGRKLTGSFIMAMNDPRREYYKTYEVEYDRHTYDGQNWKYINLPMEDIAKMAIASLKDSTKMYSSYDVGKQLDRKRGYLDLNNYDYGTLFGTSFPMNKAERISTFDSGSTHAMTLTAVDLDENGQPKKWKVENSWGPDNGHHGCLIMSNDWFNEYSFRLVVDKKYVPENILKAEQQKPIMLMPDDPLFQEDR; this comes from the coding sequence ATGAATAAAAGAACTTGGATGGCCTGTGGACTGTTGAGTCTTGCACTTGCTGCGCAGGCACAAACAAAAGGCGGTGGCATTGATGCACAGATGATGCAGAAGATAACAGCCGGACATTCATCTTCAAGCAATCGCGCCATCTCTAATGCTATTGCAACAAACTCTATCGATGACCTCGCAAAGAATTTCAAGAATGCAGGTGCCATTGATACGCGTTTCAGTGTTGAAACTCCAAAACAGAACATTCAGAATCAGAAAAGTTCGGGTCGCTGCTGGCTCTTCTCTGGCTTGAACGTGCTGCGTTCAAACTTTGCCCGTCAGCACAAAGACCGTATGCCTGTTGAGTTTTCTCACGTATATCTCAGCTTCCACGACCAGTTGGAGAAGTCGAACCTGATGCTTCAGGGCGTTATCGACAATGCCAACAAGCCTATGGAAGCCCCTATCGTGTCGTTCTTCTTCAAGAATCCGATTGGCGACGGTGGTACTTTCTGTGGTGTTTCTGACCTTGTGGACAAGTATGGACTGGTGCCAATGGAGGTAATGCCTGAGACCTATTCGGCAGAAAATACCTCCCGTATGGCTCGTATTATCTCATCTAAGCTGCGCGAATACGGCCTGGAACTCCGCAAGATGGTGGCAGGCAAGAAGTCGGCATCGGCTATCAAGGCACGCAAGACCGAAATGTTGGGCGACATCTACAACATTCTCGTACTCTCTCTGGGCGAGCCTGTAAAGACATTCGAATATGCTTTCAAGGACAAGGATGGCAAGCAGATAGGCAAGCCTAAGACTTATACCCCGCAGTCTTTCCGTGACGAAGTGGTAGGTCGCAAGCTGACAGGCAGCTTTATTATGGCAATGAACGACCCACGCCGCGAATACTACAAGACTTACGAAGTGGAATACGACCGTCATACCTACGACGGACAGAACTGGAAGTACATCAACCTGCCGATGGAAGACATCGCAAAGATGGCTATCGCCTCGCTGAAGGATTCCACAAAGATGTATTCCAGCTACGATGTGGGCAAGCAGTTGGACCGCAAACGTGGCTATCTCGACTTGAACAACTACGATTACGGCACGCTCTTCGGCACATCGTTCCCAATGAACAAGGCTGAACGCATCTCCACATTCGACAGTGGTTCCACCCACGCTATGACGCTGACAGCAGTTGATCTCGATGAAAACGGTCAGCCGAAGAAGTGGAAGGTGGAGAACAGCTGGGGACCGGACAACGGCCATCACGGCTGTCTGATTATGTCAAACGACTGGTTCAACGAATATTCCTTCCGTCTCGTGGTAGACAAGAAATACGTTCCTGAAAACATTCTGAAGGCAGAACAGCAGAAGCCTATTATGCTTATGCCGGACGATCCATTGTTTCAGGAAGACAGATAA
- a CDS encoding C10 family peptidase: protein MYNTIRKAACLAMVLALSAPGYAAPRSKSAIMLAAQRTLKANFTTHKARALVGKKLEVLKETEALTIVGVPNAGYAIVSNDDLVPEIIGYSETPFTENSTNENFKWYLQAAESAVRTIVSRNQELKVIKPNPNKYQQKVEGFVTTRWGQQAPYNNLCPTAAKSGSTPGQNYGADDNRAVTGCVATAMAQILYYNKFPDTGRGSKTLTVKQPDGSNKDFSVDFTQSHYKWNDMRTVYKRGAYSDEEATAVATLMRDCGFAANMSYAADVSGAVIGSAYTGLKEHFGYPETMKLLYRMDYIGKDAEWMDMIFNEINSRRAIFVGASDKKPTNGGHAFVLCGYNEEGKVYINWGWNGEDNGYYDFNLLNPGSYQFSESQSMIIGIAPNRPARDKNETITVTAPGNLQAQMASVNIETLQNLTVKGALNSSDIKYLRSLTGRNEQGESTNGALETLDLKDAGIVAGGDPYLVDGANSLTTANNEIPERAFFGCQSLKKLVLPTSVTKIGDGAFGRLNSLQEIIIPEGTDKEYTLKDNIIYSKDGTELIEVLPLVAKKFTVDAKVKKIHPYAISGCQRITDVTIPATVESIGHNAFEGSYAFNSIRVYGKNPCALGEQVFADINKSITKLYVPFHTEDTYKAAEQWKEFFVDYDNIIPFGTDIYVSTATRVYGEENPEFGYRFEGDDFVGDPLLSCAADATAEVGEYDINIARGTIQSDMLQLFKGTLVITKAEVTLTVDSKQINLGDAYTPTYQLSGLKNGETTCTLTQEPTFTIKDKDGNVVTSFATPGLYTVYASNAVAKNYSFSYAAGTVTVNKSATGIADVKATEAQDNEPYYTLGGIRIMKPTKGGVYIHKGKKVIIK from the coding sequence ATGTATAATACAATACGAAAAGCTGCTTGTCTGGCAATGGTTCTTGCCCTGTCAGCTCCGGGATATGCAGCTCCAAGAAGCAAGTCTGCCATTATGTTGGCGGCACAACGCACCCTGAAGGCAAATTTCACAACACACAAGGCACGCGCATTGGTGGGCAAAAAACTCGAGGTTCTGAAAGAAACCGAGGCCTTGACCATTGTGGGTGTTCCCAATGCAGGCTACGCCATTGTCAGCAACGACGACCTCGTACCCGAAATCATAGGCTATTCGGAAACTCCGTTCACAGAAAACAGCACCAACGAAAACTTCAAGTGGTATCTTCAGGCTGCTGAAAGCGCGGTGAGAACCATCGTTTCAAGAAATCAGGAACTGAAAGTCATCAAGCCGAATCCCAACAAATATCAGCAGAAAGTGGAAGGATTCGTTACCACACGATGGGGACAGCAGGCTCCTTACAACAATCTCTGCCCTACTGCCGCAAAGAGTGGCAGCACACCGGGACAGAACTATGGCGCAGACGACAACAGGGCCGTAACCGGCTGCGTTGCCACAGCAATGGCACAGATTCTCTATTACAACAAATTCCCCGATACAGGACGCGGCTCCAAGACGCTGACCGTGAAGCAACCCGACGGTTCCAACAAGGATTTCTCCGTAGACTTCACACAGAGCCACTACAAATGGAACGATATGCGCACCGTATATAAGAGAGGTGCATACAGCGACGAAGAGGCAACGGCAGTAGCAACACTGATGCGCGACTGTGGTTTTGCTGCCAATATGAGCTATGCCGCCGACGTTTCCGGTGCCGTAATCGGTTCTGCATACACAGGATTGAAGGAACACTTCGGTTATCCGGAAACGATGAAGCTCCTCTATCGTATGGACTACATCGGCAAAGACGCCGAATGGATGGATATGATTTTCAACGAAATCAACTCCCGTCGTGCCATCTTCGTGGGGGCAAGCGACAAGAAACCCACCAACGGCGGCCACGCCTTCGTACTCTGCGGCTACAACGAGGAAGGAAAAGTATATATAAACTGGGGGTGGAACGGCGAAGACAACGGTTACTACGACTTCAATCTCCTGAATCCGGGCAGCTATCAGTTCTCTGAAAGCCAGAGTATGATTATCGGCATTGCCCCCAACCGTCCGGCAAGAGACAAGAACGAAACCATTACCGTTACCGCTCCGGGCAATCTTCAGGCACAGATGGCAAGCGTGAACATCGAAACGCTCCAGAATCTTACCGTAAAGGGTGCGCTCAACTCATCAGACATCAAGTATTTGCGCAGCCTTACCGGCCGCAATGAGCAAGGCGAATCCACCAACGGCGCACTTGAAACCCTCGACTTGAAGGATGCCGGCATCGTTGCAGGTGGCGACCCATACCTCGTTGATGGTGCAAACAGCCTCACAACTGCCAACAACGAGATTCCCGAACGTGCCTTCTTCGGATGCCAGAGCCTCAAAAAACTGGTTCTTCCTACATCCGTTACCAAGATTGGCGACGGTGCTTTCGGCAGACTCAACAGCTTGCAGGAAATCATTATTCCTGAAGGAACCGACAAGGAATACACCCTGAAGGACAACATCATCTATTCCAAGGACGGAACGGAACTCATCGAAGTGCTGCCACTCGTGGCTAAAAAGTTCACGGTAGACGCCAAAGTCAAGAAGATTCATCCTTATGCCATCTCCGGCTGCCAGCGCATTACCGACGTTACCATCCCTGCAACCGTTGAATCCATCGGACATAACGCATTCGAAGGCAGCTATGCTTTCAACAGCATCCGTGTCTATGGCAAGAATCCTTGTGCATTGGGCGAACAGGTGTTTGCCGACATCAACAAGTCCATTACCAAACTCTACGTGCCTTTCCACACGGAAGACACCTACAAGGCTGCCGAACAATGGAAGGAGTTCTTCGTGGACTACGACAACATCATCCCATTCGGAACCGATATCTACGTGAGCACTGCCACACGCGTCTATGGCGAAGAGAATCCTGAGTTCGGCTATCGCTTCGAGGGCGACGACTTCGTGGGCGACCCTCTCCTCTCCTGCGCTGCTGATGCAACGGCAGAAGTAGGCGAATACGACATCAACATCGCCCGCGGCACTATCCAGTCCGATATGTTGCAGCTCTTCAAGGGTACACTCGTCATAACAAAAGCCGAAGTTACACTTACCGTAGACAGTAAGCAGATCAATCTTGGCGACGCCTACACGCCAACCTATCAGTTGAGCGGACTCAAGAATGGCGAAACCACCTGCACGCTTACACAAGAGCCCACCTTCACTATTAAGGACAAGGACGGCAACGTAGTAACATCGTTCGCCACACCGGGTCTCTATACCGTCTATGCAAGCAACGCCGTAGCCAAGAACTACTCCTTCAGCTATGCAGCCGGAACCGTAACGGTAAATAAGAGTGCAACCGGCATCGCAGACGTGAAGGCAACGGAAGCTCAAGACAACGAACCATACTACACACTCGGTGGTATCCGCATTATGAAGCCCACGAAGGGTGGAGTCTACATCCACAAGGGTAAGAAGGTCATCATCAAGTAA